In Cytophagales bacterium, the sequence GTTGGTGTTTTTGATGTAACATTAACAGCATTGGGTTGTTTAACAGATAGTACAATAACTATGGCGGGTTATATTATCGTTAATCCAATATATACCATCACCACACCGGATGAAACCATTTGCGATGGCGATAGCGTTTTGATAGGTGGTATTTATCGCAAAACCGCAGGAACCTATTATGATACTTTACCAACTATAAACAGTTGCGACAGCGTAATTGCTACTACTTTGGTCGTCAATCCAACTTATTCTTTCAGCACCCCTGACGATACTATTTGCGATGGCGATAGCGTAATCATATTTAGTACTGTTCGCAAAACTGCCGGAACCTATTATGATACTTTACCAACTATAAACAGTTGCGACAGCGTAATTGCTACTACCTTAATCGTCAATCCAACTTACTCCATTAACACACCTAACGACACCATCTGTGATGGGGATAGTGTTTTGATAGGTGGTGTTTATCGCAAAACTGCAGGAACCTATTATGATACTTTGGTAACAACAAGCGGATGTGATAGCGTGATTGTGACAACATTAACAGTGGATTCTGTTTATTCTTCAGCAATAACAGCAGCGATTTGTCCTGGTGATAGCTTCCAGTTACCCGGAGGCACATGGCAGACTATTGCAGGAACCTATTACGATTCCCTGGTAGCCACAAACGGCTGCGATAGTGTTGTAACCACTGATTTGACTGTGCACCCTGCTATGACAGCAGCTTTAGATTCAACAAACGAATCATCACCCGGAGCCGGTGATGGTATAGCTTCAGTATCTGTAAGCGGAGGAACACCGCCTTACACATATCTTTGGAATGACAGCCTGGGGCAAACTACCGATACAGCAACCGGGCTTTCTGCCGGAATTTATACGGTTGAAGTAACAGATTCTAATGGTTGTATTCTCATTGGCAGCATAACTGTCGGTGTTCAGACAGGAATATCTTCCGGAACAGGTTCGGGATCTATTGACTTTTACCCGAATCCTGCTTCTACAAAAGTGACTTTTGTAATTAAGCTTCCCACTGATAATTACGGAAGCCTGAAGCTGTATAACCTGCAGGGTGTGAACGTTGCAACGGTATTTGAAAATAAACAGCTATCCGGTAAATTCACTGTTCAGTTTGATGTGGATGGGCTTGCAGAAGGGGTTTATTTGTACCGGTTGGTGACTAATGATCATGTTGTGACAGAGAAGATGGTGGTGGTGAAATAGCAGTTTTCTATTCAACACGCAAAAAGATACACACAAAATGGGGCTATCTACACCCGATTCAACTTTTTGGGCAAAAGAAGTGAGTCCACTCTAATAAGTCCAAAAAATAAAAATGCCACCAAATCACCAAAGCACTAAATCCCATCCCGAGTACTCGGGAAAAATCAATTAGTTAATTTTTAGTGGGATTTTGTGTTTTTGTGCTTTTGTGGCAAAAAAGACTTTTTAGAGTGGACTCAGAAGTTAAAAATTGATTAATTTTATGTTACTTTGTTTTTTTAGGATATTATGTCAAAAAAACTAACGCAAAGATATGGAAAAGACATTAACCGATGAGAGAATATACACATACAATGATTTGCTTTTTTTACCTGAAGGAAATTATGAAATCATCAATGGAAAACATATAAATATGTCGCCTACAGGATTTATACACGGAGAAATTGAAGGTATTTTTTATAAATTATTAGAGAAACACCTTGGCAAAAAAGGTTATGTTGCCGTTGGAGAGGTAGGCATAGTAATTAGTAAAAAGCCTTTTAGGCTCAGGGCAGCTGATGTTGTATATATTAGTAAAGAAACTTCACCTCAGAAACCTGAAGGAATACTTGAAATTGCGCCTGATATGATCATTGAAATTCTTTCTCCAGATGATACAGTACAAAAAATGAATGATAAAATAAACGATTATTTATCAATCGGTGTAGGAAAGATTATTGTTGTTGATCGGTTTAATGAATCTGTATCCATTTATCATCATAAGAAAAAACAGATAGATATCTATAATTTTGATGAAGAATTTGTTTTAATTGCAAACGTAAAATTAATTATGAATCAAATTTTGTAAGAGGAGTCTACTCTTCACACCTGTCATTCCGAATGCAGAGTAAGCAAAAGCGAAGGAGCGAATGACAGAAAACATTAAGGAGATTCCTCGTTCGCGTCAACCCTCTATGCAGCCCAACTCTCGGAATGACAGAGAATCATTGAGGAGATTCCTCGTTCAGACCAACCCTCTATGCAGCCCGGCACTCGGAATGACAATTAAAACCGAAACCTCAAAAACCCAAATCCTGCTGATAAAGTGGGTCCTTGCTGGGTAAAAAAGGTGAGGGCATCCCTGGAGGCGATGCCTGCTTCCCATCTTCCTTCCTCTCCGGTTACCACGCGAACACCTATAGGTATATTAAAGCCGTAATTACCTCCAAAAGTAAAGCCGGTTGAAAGGCGCAGCCACCTGGTTGGATTCAGATCTCCGCCTATTGAAAAAATGGCTTTTTCATAGCTGCCGGCTTCTTTGTTGGCAGAAATGACCATATCCAAACCGATCTCTGCTATTTCTTCTATCTTATAACTAACGCCTGCCCTGATGAGTGTGGGTAGTTTTACCTTTTTCTTTTCCAGGCCTTTCCAGCCAAATATTCCATTTTTACCGGATATTTTTTCAGCTTCGGCAAAAATGTTGTAGCTGTCAAAACCCTTACTTTCCATATCAATTAAAAAAGTATCCTCTGCTGTATATACATTTCCATCCCAGGTGATAGCACCTATATTGGTAATAGCAAAGCCAACTGTTAATTTTTCTCTGTACCTTAAATTCAAGCCAAAATCTATTCCAAAACCCTGTCCGACAGGATGAGGAAAAAATTTATTGGTATCCTGCTCCACAGAAGATGGATTTTTAGCTCCTGCATCACCGTAATTAATATCAATCCTGGGTGTTATAGCAGAAAAAGCCTCTAATTCACCATCCTCAGCGCTTATATCTATAAGCCCAAACCCTTGTATATATTTCAGGCCTATTCCTGCATAAAGCGAAATATTTGCAGAAGTGGCAAATGAAGTAGTAGCATATTTGGCACGGCTTGTCTCGGTATAACTTTTAATGAGTTGAATACCGTAGCTAAAATTGTATTCCCGAAACCATGCCATCTGGAGCTTGCTGCCATCCATTATTTCAGAAAAAAGTTTAGGTTTATCAGGATTAAGAGGATCTACAAATCCCCTGAATACTTTTTCCCTTATAGTATCAGGTACTGATGGATTATTTGGAATAGTCAAAACTGAAAAACATAAACTATCAGCACAATAGTCTAAAAAATCAAAATAAATAGAGTTACGACCCAGGAATAAAATATCTGATGTTAATTCATTAAAGGTAGAAAACCATTGAACTCTTTCTCTTATACTAACAGCAAACCCACCCACTTCGGGATAATACACTGAAAATGCTAATGGCGTAACATCAACATTGATTGCCAATGGAGCATCTTTAAATGCCCGGGCAGCTTCTTTTTTTTGCTGATAGGTAAAAGTTTCAGAGTCAAAATCTGTAATACTTTGCCACAGCTCTTTTTTCGAAAGCGCCCTGGAATAAATACTAAAAGCGAGTTCTGATATACCCAGGTTGAAGTGTGTAAATTCAAATTCGGGCCCCATTCCCAGGTTTGCGGGATTTATTCCGATCGTCTGGTAATCAGTAACAAAAGTGGTAGCAACACCCGCTCTACCTGTAGCAGAGAAAACACTCATTTCAGATTGCGGGTATGTATTGCTGTATAGTGTTACTGCAAGAATAAATGAAATTGCCCTTTTAGTCATACAATAGTGCCCTTTTCATAAAAAAACCAAGAAATAATTACTTCAATTAAGGAGATTCCTCGTTCGCTCCACCCCCTTCAAGCAATCCTACACTCGGAATGACAGAGAATCATTGAGGAGATTCCTCGTTCGCTCCACCCCTTCAAGCAATCCTACACTCGGAATGACAGAGAATCATTGAGGAGATTGCCAACGCTTCTATCCTTCCCTGGACTCGGAATAACAATTAAAACCGAAACCTCAAAAAGCCAAAACTTGCTGATATGGTGGGGCCTTGCTGCGTAAAAAATGTAATAACATCCCTGGAAGCAATACCGGCTTCCCATGTACCGTCTTCACCTGCAATCACCCGGACGCCTATGGGAATATTAAAACCGTAATTACCCCCAAAAGTAAGTCCGGTTGAAAGGCGCAGCCACCTATTGGGCTTAAGGTCTCCACCGATTGAGAAAATGGCTTTTTCATAGCTGCCTGCTACATCATTTGCAGAAATAATAACGTCAATCCCTACCTCCGCCAGTTCTTCTATCTTGTAGCTTGCTCCGGCTCTGATGAGTGTTGGAAGCTTCACAATTGTATCTTCCAAACCTTTCCACTTAAATATCCCATCATCACCCGAGATCTTTTCTGCTTCAATAAAAATGTTATAATTATCAAAACCGGGACTCTTCATATCAAATAATGTAGTATCCTTAGCAGTAAACACATTTCCGTCCCATTTGATTGATCCAATATTGTTAACAGCAAAGCCTATCGTTAATTTTTCTTTGTACCTGAAATTGAAGCCAAAATCCAGGCCAAACCCCTTGCCAACCGGTTTGAGCTTATTACTTGTATCAACTGAATTTCCCGGAGCAGGGTCTACGCCATAATCAACATCAAATATAGGCGAAATGGCAGAAAAGGCTCTTAATTTACCATTCTCAGCTCCAATATCAACAAGCCCAAAACCCTGAATATATTTGAGCCCGATACCAGCGTATAAAGAAATATCCCCGGTTTTCGCCCCATCCTTGGCGCCTTCTGTCGAAAATCTTGCGCTCTGGATGCTCCCGGCTCCAATAAGTTGTACTCCGTAGCTAAAATTGTATTCCCTGAACCATGCCATCTGCAGCTTTGAACCATCTAATAGTTTAGAGAATTTTTGAGGTCCAGTGGTAAATCCTCTAAATATACTGTCTCTTTGGGCGTCTGTCACAAATGCATCATTTGGGATAATATTATATATATTTCCATTCGTATCAGCAAGTTCCAGGAAATCAAAATAGGGAGCGCTATAACCCAAAAACAGCAAATCTGACATATCTTTATTGAACGTAGAAAACCACTGAACTCTTTCCCTGATGCTCACAGCAAAGCCACCTACTTCCGGATAATGCACAGCAAATGCAAAATGGGTTACATCAAC encodes:
- a CDS encoding Uma2 family endonuclease, translating into MEKTLTDERIYTYNDLLFLPEGNYEIINGKHINMSPTGFIHGEIEGIFYKLLEKHLGKKGYVAVGEVGIVISKKPFRLRAADVVYISKETSPQKPEGILEIAPDMIIEILSPDDTVQKMNDKINDYLSIGVGKIIVVDRFNESVSIYHHKKKQIDIYNFDEEFVLIANVKLIMNQIL
- a CDS encoding T9SS type A sorting domain-containing protein — its product is VGVFDVTLTALGCLTDSTITMAGYIIVNPIYTITTPDETICDGDSVLIGGIYRKTAGTYYDTLPTINSCDSVIATTLVVNPTYSFSTPDDTICDGDSVIIFSTVRKTAGTYYDTLPTINSCDSVIATTLIVNPTYSINTPNDTICDGDSVLIGGVYRKTAGTYYDTLVTTSGCDSVIVTTLTVDSVYSSAITAAICPGDSFQLPGGTWQTIAGTYYDSLVATNGCDSVVTTDLTVHPAMTAALDSTNESSPGAGDGIASVSVSGGTPPYTYLWNDSLGQTTDTATGLSAGIYTVEVTDSNGCILIGSITVGVQTGISSGTGSGSIDFYPNPASTKVTFVIKLPTDNYGSLKLYNLQGVNVATVFENKQLSGKFTVQFDVDGLAEGVYLYRLVTNDHVVTEKMVVVK